A window of Enoplosus armatus isolate fEnoArm2 chromosome 3, fEnoArm2.hap1, whole genome shotgun sequence contains these coding sequences:
- the LOC139282796 gene encoding opioid growth factor receptor-like isoform X1 — translation MRAVSALCRLGRYVVLLMAWFSSSRLYPVFEWLWRKLGSLWRCIASVFRPLVGYVRLAIGWRQDHGGRDEPQIIGEEPERSSPQDLVSVGPQEAAGAKRALPNEGASSEEEGDEHDDDDEFNREEYRVETSDELYCGYDSTWETEEHQESAFRGARRPAASRHYKFIRFESAARDMQNYRHDYPSQMRPQRWKKPVSQVDMPNLNFYLGYTYSVPDGVYIHDFHSKWFGDYEALEYVHSYIQWLFPLQEPGMNDEASPLTKEEIKGFLENRTAQENLLNSYKLMLDFYGIELCNEETGEVRRASNWRERFHNLNSHTHNNLRITRILKCQGTLGYPHYQAPLVRFFLEETLVHGELPNVKDSVLNYFVFAVLDKRQRRSLIKFAFLNYDRKDEFVWCPKKIQTIWSRAVSVQAAKGNDWSVGQ, via the exons ATGAGGGCCGTGTCCGCGCTGTGTCGTCTCGGCAGATACGTTGTGCTTCTGATGGCCTGGTTCAGCTCCAGCCGACTCTACCCTGTGTTTGAGTGGTTATGGCGCAAACTCGGTTCCCTGTGGCGCTGCATCGCGTCAGTCTTTCGCCCACTGGTCGGATACGTACGTTTGGCGATAGGCTGGCGACAGGATCACGGGGGCCGAGACGAGCCGCAGATAATCGGAGAGGAACCAGAGAGGAGTTCCCCTCAGGACCTCGTCTCTGTGGGTCCGCAAGAGGCCGCGGGTGCCAAGCGAGCGCTCCCCAACGAGGGGGCATCgagtgaggaggaaggagacgaacatgatgacgatgatgagtTTAACAGAGAGGAGTATCGAGTTGAGACCTCGGATGAGTTGTACTGTGGCTATGATTCCACCTGGGAGACCGAGGAGCACCAGGAGAGCGCGTTCAGGGGCGCCAGGAGACCAGCAGCGTCCAGACAT TACAAGTTCATCCGATTTGAAAGTGCAGCAAGAGATATGCAGAATTACAGGCATGACTACCCT TCCCAGATGAGGCCACAACGCTGGAAAAAGCCAGTGTCT CAGGTGGACATGCCTAATTTGAATTTCTACCTCGGATATACGTACTCTGTGCCTGACG GCGTCTACATACACGATTTCCACAGTAAATGGTTTGGAGACTATGAGGCACTGGAGTATGTGCACTCCTATATTCAATG GTTGTTCCCGCTGCAAGAACCAGGAATGAACGATGAGGCCAGTCCATTGACCAAAGAAGAAATTAAG GGCTTTCTTGAGAACCGCACTGCACAGGAGAATCTGCTGAACTCCTACAAGCTCATGTTGGACTTCTATGGTATTGAGTTGTGTAACGAGGAAACGGGAGAAGTCAGGAGAGCGTcaaactggagagagagattCCACAACCTTAACAG TCATACACACAACAACCTGCGCATCACCCGCATCCTGAAGTGCCAGGGAACCCTGGGGTACCCTCACTACCAAGCCCCCCTGGTCCGCTTCTTCCTGGAGGAGACTCTCGTCCACGGAGAGCTCCCAAATGTCAAGGACAGTGTCCTCAActactttgtgtttgctgtcctCGATAAGAGACAACGCAGGAGTCTCATCAAGTTTGCCTTTTTGAACTATGACCGTAAAGATGAGTTTGTATGGTGCCCAAAGAAAATTCAGACGATATGGTCGAGAGCTGTCAGTGTCCAAGCAGCAAAAGGGAATGATTGGAGTGTAGGACAATGA
- the LOC139282796 gene encoding opioid growth factor receptor-like isoform X2 — protein MRAVSALCRLGRYVVLLMAWFSSSRLYPVFEWLWRKLGSLWRCIASVFRPLVGYVRLAIGWRQDHGGRDEPQIIGEEPERSSPQDLVSVGPQEAAGAKRALPNEGASSEEEGDEHDDDDEFNREEYRVETSDELYCGYDSTWETEEHQESAFRGARRPAASRHYKFIRFESAARDMQNYRHDYPSQMRPQRWKKPVSVDMPNLNFYLGYTYSVPDGVYIHDFHSKWFGDYEALEYVHSYIQWLFPLQEPGMNDEASPLTKEEIKGFLENRTAQENLLNSYKLMLDFYGIELCNEETGEVRRASNWRERFHNLNSHTHNNLRITRILKCQGTLGYPHYQAPLVRFFLEETLVHGELPNVKDSVLNYFVFAVLDKRQRRSLIKFAFLNYDRKDEFVWCPKKIQTIWSRAVSVQAAKGNDWSVGQ, from the exons ATGAGGGCCGTGTCCGCGCTGTGTCGTCTCGGCAGATACGTTGTGCTTCTGATGGCCTGGTTCAGCTCCAGCCGACTCTACCCTGTGTTTGAGTGGTTATGGCGCAAACTCGGTTCCCTGTGGCGCTGCATCGCGTCAGTCTTTCGCCCACTGGTCGGATACGTACGTTTGGCGATAGGCTGGCGACAGGATCACGGGGGCCGAGACGAGCCGCAGATAATCGGAGAGGAACCAGAGAGGAGTTCCCCTCAGGACCTCGTCTCTGTGGGTCCGCAAGAGGCCGCGGGTGCCAAGCGAGCGCTCCCCAACGAGGGGGCATCgagtgaggaggaaggagacgaacatgatgacgatgatgagtTTAACAGAGAGGAGTATCGAGTTGAGACCTCGGATGAGTTGTACTGTGGCTATGATTCCACCTGGGAGACCGAGGAGCACCAGGAGAGCGCGTTCAGGGGCGCCAGGAGACCAGCAGCGTCCAGACAT TACAAGTTCATCCGATTTGAAAGTGCAGCAAGAGATATGCAGAATTACAGGCATGACTACCCT TCCCAGATGAGGCCACAACGCTGGAAAAAGCCAGTGTCT GTGGACATGCCTAATTTGAATTTCTACCTCGGATATACGTACTCTGTGCCTGACG GCGTCTACATACACGATTTCCACAGTAAATGGTTTGGAGACTATGAGGCACTGGAGTATGTGCACTCCTATATTCAATG GTTGTTCCCGCTGCAAGAACCAGGAATGAACGATGAGGCCAGTCCATTGACCAAAGAAGAAATTAAG GGCTTTCTTGAGAACCGCACTGCACAGGAGAATCTGCTGAACTCCTACAAGCTCATGTTGGACTTCTATGGTATTGAGTTGTGTAACGAGGAAACGGGAGAAGTCAGGAGAGCGTcaaactggagagagagattCCACAACCTTAACAG TCATACACACAACAACCTGCGCATCACCCGCATCCTGAAGTGCCAGGGAACCCTGGGGTACCCTCACTACCAAGCCCCCCTGGTCCGCTTCTTCCTGGAGGAGACTCTCGTCCACGGAGAGCTCCCAAATGTCAAGGACAGTGTCCTCAActactttgtgtttgctgtcctCGATAAGAGACAACGCAGGAGTCTCATCAAGTTTGCCTTTTTGAACTATGACCGTAAAGATGAGTTTGTATGGTGCCCAAAGAAAATTCAGACGATATGGTCGAGAGCTGTCAGTGTCCAAGCAGCAAAAGGGAATGATTGGAGTGTAGGACAATGA